One window of Ziziphus jujuba cultivar Dongzao chromosome 5, ASM3175591v1 genomic DNA carries:
- the LOC107421022 gene encoding N-acylphosphatidylethanolamine synthase isoform X1 — MEWAAKANHMGGIPRKIVITAIGGFAKAYASLFNSTFIHNADTLIRLVQSRPPRIPLITVSNHMSTLDDPLLWGFRGFPTCNHKLARWVLAAEDICFKNSIYSYFFRLGKCIPITRGAGIYQKHMNEALDRLSDGEWLHTFPEGKVSQEDAPIRRLKWGTASLIVRAPITPIVLPIVHNGFEQVMPEKFFWGRRPPIPLCNKNINIIVGEPIEFDLLKMRQMAISLSHNVSSPALGWPTCANGLDEAAQRYLYTAISEKIWTAMENLRILGKNLKPKLQE, encoded by the exons ATGGAATGGGCGGCAAAGGCAAACCATATGGGAGGGATTCCAAGGAAGATAGTGATCACGGCGATTGGGGGTTTTGCAAAGGCCTATGCTTCCCTTTTCAACTCAACCTTCATTCACAATGCCGATACTCTCATTCGTCTTGTCCAATCTAGACCTCCCAGAATACCCCTCATCACCGTAAGCAACCATATGTCCACCTTGGACGATCCTCTTCTCTGGGGGTTCAGGGGATTTCCAACCTGCAATCATAAACTTGCTCGTTGGGTTCTCGCCGCTGAGGACATCTGCTTCAAAAATAGTAtctattcttattttttcagACTTG GGAAGTGCATACCTATTACAAGGGGTGCTGGAATTTATCAAAAGCATATGAATGAAGCTCTTGACCGCTTAAGTGATGGAGAATGG CTTCATACATTCCCAGAAGGAAAAGTATCCCAAGAAGATGCACCCATAAGGCGATTGAAATGGGGAACTGCTAGTCTCATTGTTCGGGCCCCTATAACCCCAATTGTTTTGCCAATTGTACACAATGGATTTGAGCAG GTGATGCCTGAGAAGTTTTTTTGGGGTAGAAGGCCACCTATTCCATTATGTAACAAGAATATTAACATAATTGTCGGCGAGCCAATAGAATTTGACCTTCTTAAAATGAGGCAGATGGCAATTTCTCTGTCTCATAATGTGTCATCTCCAGCATTAGGATGGCCTACCTGCGCTAATGGTCTGGACGAGGCAGCGCAAAGATATCTCTACACTGCAATCTCTGAGAAAATTTGGACTGCCATGGAGAACTTACGAATTTTGGGTAAAAATTTAAAGCCTAAGCTCCAAGAATAA
- the LOC107421022 gene encoding N-acylphosphatidylethanolamine synthase isoform X2, producing the protein MEWAAKANHMGGIPRKIVITAIGGFAKAYASLFNSTFIHNADTLIRLVQSRPPRIPLITVSNHMSTLDDPLLWGFRGFPTCNHKLARWVLAAEDICFKNRKCIPITRGAGIYQKHMNEALDRLSDGEWLHTFPEGKVSQEDAPIRRLKWGTASLIVRAPITPIVLPIVHNGFEQVMPEKFFWGRRPPIPLCNKNINIIVGEPIEFDLLKMRQMAISLSHNVSSPALGWPTCANGLDEAAQRYLYTAISEKIWTAMENLRILGKNLKPKLQE; encoded by the exons ATGGAATGGGCGGCAAAGGCAAACCATATGGGAGGGATTCCAAGGAAGATAGTGATCACGGCGATTGGGGGTTTTGCAAAGGCCTATGCTTCCCTTTTCAACTCAACCTTCATTCACAATGCCGATACTCTCATTCGTCTTGTCCAATCTAGACCTCCCAGAATACCCCTCATCACCGTAAGCAACCATATGTCCACCTTGGACGATCCTCTTCTCTGGGGGTTCAGGGGATTTCCAACCTGCAATCATAAACTTGCTCGTTGGGTTCTCGCCGCTGAGGACATCTGCTTCAAAAATA GGAAGTGCATACCTATTACAAGGGGTGCTGGAATTTATCAAAAGCATATGAATGAAGCTCTTGACCGCTTAAGTGATGGAGAATGG CTTCATACATTCCCAGAAGGAAAAGTATCCCAAGAAGATGCACCCATAAGGCGATTGAAATGGGGAACTGCTAGTCTCATTGTTCGGGCCCCTATAACCCCAATTGTTTTGCCAATTGTACACAATGGATTTGAGCAG GTGATGCCTGAGAAGTTTTTTTGGGGTAGAAGGCCACCTATTCCATTATGTAACAAGAATATTAACATAATTGTCGGCGAGCCAATAGAATTTGACCTTCTTAAAATGAGGCAGATGGCAATTTCTCTGTCTCATAATGTGTCATCTCCAGCATTAGGATGGCCTACCTGCGCTAATGGTCTGGACGAGGCAGCGCAAAGATATCTCTACACTGCAATCTCTGAGAAAATTTGGACTGCCATGGAGAACTTACGAATTTTGGGTAAAAATTTAAAGCCTAAGCTCCAAGAATAA